In Marmota flaviventris isolate mMarFla1 chromosome 19, mMarFla1.hap1, whole genome shotgun sequence, the DNA window TGCAGCTCTGCGACCCAAAAGGCGCCCGGTGAGGGGGTGGTCTGAGCCTGGGTGGTCCCAGCAGAGAACAGTCGGAGCCCCAGGCTAGGTAGCCCCCTCCCAATACTGCTCCCTTTCCCCCAGCCTGATCTAAGTGCTGGAGCTCTTGCAGAATAAATGATGGCAGGAGGGTGGAGGAAAGGATGCTAAGGGAAGATGAGGAGGCAGAAAGAGGAAGGGGGTGGGTGATGtaaaaaggggagggaagatgATAAAGGAATGGAGAAAAGGAATGGGGTTAGATGCCAAGACAATGAAAGTCAGGAGAAGGAAGACGAGGATGAGGTTCAGAGAATTCAGAAGGCTGGGAGAAGtgcagggaggtggggagagatgCAGGGAAGCTGAGAGCTCAGAGAGTTTGGGAGATGTTCAGGGAGGCTTCCAGAAGTAGGAAGGTTTCCAGAAGTGCAGGGTTAGGGAGGCCAAGAGGCTGGAGGGGCTATCCACAGGCAGAAGTGCAGGGAGGTTGGAAACAGTGCAGGGAAGAGGGAGGCCTACGGTTGGCAGAGGAGCCTGGCAGGATGCAGGAACAGGAGAGAAGCTGTAAACAAGGCCGCTCAGGCTCCCTTGGTCCCTAGGGATGGGGGCCAGGGCCATCAATTGGGCTCCCCCCAAGGGAGGGATGGGCCCAAGGCAGCTCCCAACAGGAAGAAAAGTCTTGGAATGCAGGGCAGAGCCCCTCACTTATACActgtgggagaggagagggagggagagacagagacagggtcAGGGAGAAAGGGGAGACAAGGAGAGACAAAGGAGAAGTAGGGAGGACAGACAGGAGAGAGCAGGGGCAGGGGTTAGTAAAGCTGCCCTTGCCAACCCTTCCACTCCTCCCCTGCGTGTCCCTGACCCCCACTCACCGCCCAAGTTGATGACGCAGGAGGCGATGATGATGAGGACCCCCCCCACCAGCGCCACGATGCTTAAGAGCTTGGCCACACGGCCCAGACGCTGGGCCCCATCCACGTCCCCCTGCTGCAGACTGTTCCGGGACTGGGGTTAGGGTGTGGGGTGGAGGTACCATGGCCCAGGTCAGGAGAAGCCAGCCCAGCAGGGATCAGGTGAGTCGTCCAGAGGCCAGCCCCATGAGGTTACgggaggaagggggaagaggGCACAGGTCAGTGAGGCTGTGTGACATGTCTCCATATTCCTCCCACCGAAGGGGTAGGGCAGTGGTGGCTCAGAAAGTTAGATCCTGGGCAGGACCAGCAAAGGCTGTATAAGTGGGGCAGTGGGAACCATGCAGAAAGGGTAGGGAAAGTGTGGTTTATCCTGGGGCTCACCATGACGGCATAAGCGAAGGCCACGATGTTGACAGGCCACATGGGGCAGAAGCAGGACAGGATGGCAAGGATGATGTAGTCACGAGGTTTCTGGGTGCCTTCACCTCCCTCCACCCCAGGACCTGCCAACTGGGAGCTGGGGTGGCGGCTTAGGCTACCAAGGGGAGATCCTGGATGCCCACTATGGGCCCTTCCTATTCTGTCCTCCTCAACCAGCTGCTGCAGCACACGGGGGGGAGCCCCATTGGCTGGGGGCGTTTTTGTTGAGGGTGAGGAGTGAGGCTGGGGTGCTGGGCcctcttccccatccccagcctgtaAAGGGATCACTGCCCCATTCTCTTGCTTTTCCCCTACACTTTCTGTCAGGACCTCAGGGGTGGGGTCCTCCTGGGTAGGGGGCTCTATTTGAAGGGCTGGTTTGGGGGTGGGCTGGGAAGCTGGCTGAGGGTCTGACTGGGAGTCTAGCTGGGAAGCAGGctctgaggctggcttgggaGGGGCTCCAGACTCCTGCTCAGACCCCTGGTCTGCAGTGGCTTCTTTGTTCATTTCTGGTTTGGATGCTGGCTCTTTGCATGCCTCTTCAGGGATGGAGTTGGCTTTTGAGTCCCCTCCTGGGCTTAAGCTAAGGTCTGTGGCCTGAGCTGTTTCTGGGGCCCCAGCTGGGGTGTCTGTAGTTTCTGGAGCCAGCCCAGCATCAGGCCCTGAGTCCACAGGGGCTGCAGTGGTGTCTGGGCCTGGCTGTGGGGCCTCTGGCTGGTCTGGGACCTCTGCTAGGGCCTGGAGAGGGCCAGTTCCAGCTTCAGAATGGCCAGGCCCTTCTCCCTGGGTCTCCGGACAATCCTCGACCCCCTTCATCTCAGAGCTGCTGGCTGCCATCTTGagatgggagaggggagagaacCCCTGTGGGAAGGAGGGAACAGCAGACAGTAGCAAACCCTGCAAGAGGAGGAGACAGGCTTGGTGTGAGGAGAGAAGTGGGGCTGTCAGCACTGCAGACCCAAGAGGGCCAGGCTCCTGTCTCAAGGCCAGCCTTGTGCTGTCTCTGGGACGAAGAAGAAAAGTTGGGGTTTCCTTTGTTTTGGGGTGGGACATCCCTGGGGGAGAAGTGCTCTACTCAAAGCTTCCTGCATGGGCGCCGGTGGaagaaaattacttttataaacaGGACTCTCCTCAGGGTCTC includes these proteins:
- the Prrt2 gene encoding proline-rich transmembrane protein 2; translation: MAASSSEMKGVEDCPETQGEGPGHSEAGTGPLQALAEVPDQPEAPQPGPDTTAAPVDSGPDAGLAPETTDTPAGAPETAQATDLSLSPGGDSKANSIPEEACKEPASKPEMNKEATADQGSEQESGAPPKPASEPASQLDSQSDPQPASQPTPKPALQIEPPTQEDPTPEVLTESVGEKQENGAVIPLQAGDGEEGPAPQPHSSPSTKTPPANGAPPRVLQQLVEEDRIGRAHSGHPGSPLGSLSRHPSSQLAGPGVEGGEGTQKPRDYIILAILSCFCPMWPVNIVAFAYAVMSRNSLQQGDVDGAQRLGRVAKLLSIVALVGGVLIIIASCVINLGGEWGSGTRRGGVEGLARAALLTPAPALSCLSSLLLLCLSLSPLSP